The following proteins come from a genomic window of Ailuropoda melanoleuca isolate Jingjing chromosome 2, ASM200744v2, whole genome shotgun sequence:
- the ATPAF1 gene encoding ATP synthase mitochondrial F1 complex assembly factor 1, which produces KAGPSGFQEGTERRDCWTRAGGRGARQAWGRRRAVAPRAAEQAARRAARGPSGEPPPPRPVSPAPAPGTLRARNLGAGARAXRRGSGGPAGGADRSGVGAELEANPFYDRYRDKIQQLRRSDPAAFESRLEKRIEFRKQPVGHSRQGDFIKCIEQKTDTLGKQPVSRGFTKDKTLSSIFNIEMVKDKTAEEIRQIWQQYFAAKDTVYAVIPKEKFDLIWTRAQSCPTFLCALPRREGYEFFVGQWTGTELHFTALINIQTRGDAAASQLVLYHYPELKEEKGIVLMTAEMDPTFLNVAEAQCIASQVQLFYATDRKETYGLVETFNFRPNEFKYMSVIAELEQSGLGAELKCAQNQDKT; this is translated from the exons AAGGCAGGTCCGAGCGGCTTTCAGGAGGGGACCGAGCGCAGAGACTGCTGGACCCGAGCGGGTGGGCGTGGAGCCCGGCAGGCTTGGGGAAGGAGACGGGCCGTGGCACCCCGAGCGGCTGAGCAAGCGGCCAGGCGCGCGGCGCGGGGGCCGAGCGGCgagccccctcctccccgccccgtCTCGCCGGCCCCCGCGCCCGGAACCTTGCGCGCGCGGAACTTGGGTGCCGGAGCGCGCGCGNTGCGCCGCGGCTCGGGCGGGCCCGCGGGGGGCGCCGACCGCAGCGGGGTCGGGGCCGAGCTCGAGGCCAACCCCTTCTACGACCGCTACCGGGACAAGATCCAGCAGCTGCGCAG GTCTGACCCAGCTGCTTTTGAATCCCGACTGGAAAAGCGCATTGAGTTTCGGAAGCAGCCAGTGGGGCACTCCAGGCAAGGTGACTTTATCAAATGTATAGAACAGAAG ACAGACACCCTGGGGAAGCAGCCTGTGAGCAGAGGATTCACTAAGGACAAG aCTCTCAGTTCAATCTTTAACATTGAGATGGTGAAAGACAAAACTGCAGAAGAAATAAGACAG ATTTGGCAGCAGTATTTTGCAGCAAAAGATACAGTCTACGCAGTTATTCCT AAAGAGAAGTTTGACTTGATCTGGACCCGGGCTCAGTCCTGTCCAACA TTTCTCTGTGCACTACCAAGAAGGGAAGGTTATGAGTTCTTTGTAGGACAATGGACAGGTACTGAACTCCACTTCACTGCACTTATAAATATTCAG ACCCGAGGGGATGCTGCAGCCAGCCAGCTGGTTTTATATCACTACCCTGAACTTAAGGAAGAAAAGGGCATAGTGCTGATGACAGCAGAAATGGATCCCACATTTCTG AATGTTGCTGAGGCACAGTGCATTGCCAGCCAAGTTCAGCTCTTCTATGCCACCGACCGGAAGGAGACCTACGGGTTAGTGGAGACCTTTAACTTCAGACCAAATGAGTTCAAATATATGTCTGTCATCGCTGAATTGGAGCAAAGTGGACTTGGAGCAGAACTGAAATGTGCCCAGAACCAGGATAAGACTTAG